The region TCTGCGTCACAGCCGCCCACACCATGGATCACCTCGAGTTCGTCCTGGACGTCTTCCGCAAGATGGCCGCGGAATAGCCCGGGTGATCTTCGTCACCGGCGCCAGCGGTTTTCTCGGCGGCAGGGTCGTCCAGACCCTCTGCGAGCGAGGAGAAGAAGTCACAATCCTCGCTCGCAAGAGCTCTGACCTCAGCCACCTCGCCGGCTTGAACTACAACACAGTCCAGGCCGATCTCTCCGACCCAACCCTCCTCGCCGAAGCCCTCAAACCAGCCACCCAGATCATCCACTGCGCCGCCTGCTCCACCGACTGGGCACCCCAGGCCACCTACACCGCGGCCAACGTCACCGGCACACAGAACCTCGTCGCCGCCGCACTCCAGGCCCCACGCTTGGAGCGTCTCCTCCACATCAGCACCACCGACGTCTACGGCTACCCCATCATCCCCTGCGACGAATCCCACCCCATCGTCGACGCCGGCCTGCCCTACAACCAGACCAAGGGCCGCGGCGAGCAGCTGGTCCGCGACGCTCAAAGTAAGCTCCCCATCACGATCCTCCGCCCCGCCACCATCTTCGGCCCACGCGGCAAGGACTTTACCCTCGAGATCGCCACCCTCCTCCGCCAGCGCCTCATGGCGACCATCGACAAAGGCGCAGCACCCGGCGGCTTCACCTACGTCGACAACGTAGTCGAGGCCATCCTCACCGCCTCATCGAGCCCCCAGACCCTGGGCCGCACCTACAACATCTCAGACGGAACCAACGCCACCTGGCGCCACTACATCACCCACTTCGCCGCCCAGCTCAAGCTCCCCATGCCCTGGATCGATCTCCCCTTCGCCGCCGCCACCCAGGCCGCCCGCCTCTTCGAGATCCCCCACCGCCTCCTCCACCTCGGAGGCCGCCCCCTGCTCACCCGCCACGCCGTCCTCCTCCTCGGCCGCAACCAGGAGTTCCCCATAGCCCGCGCCATCGAGGACTTCGCCTTCAACCCCGCCATCAGCTTCGAAGAAGGCATAGCCCGCTCCGCCGCCTGGGTCCAATCCCTGCCTGGGTCGAAAAAGTAAAAAGGTTCGTCATTCTGGCGAAGTCAGAACCTCTGTATTGGTATTCGCAGTTGCTTGTTCTTGCCGTCGCCGTCGCCGTCGCCGTTGCCGTTGCCGTTGCCGTTGCCGTTGCCGTTGCCGTTCGGATTAGAGGGGGGCTTCAGCCCCCCGTCAACGGGCAAAAAGAAGGGGCTTTAGCCCCGGGCCGTTGCTCTTGCACTTGCCATTCAAAAGCTAAATCGCCTTGAACGCCAAAACCGCATTCAACCCACCGAACGCAAACGAATTCGACAAACAAGCCTCCACCCGAACCGCCCTCGCCTCATTCGGAATCACATCCAGCTCACACTCCGGGTCAGGAGTCGTGTAGTTCGCCGTAGGCGGCAGCACCCCACACTGCAACGCCATCACCGAAGCCACGGCCTCCAGCGCCCCCGCCGCACCCAGCGTATGTCCATGCATGGACTTCGTCGAACTCACCGCCACCGCCTGCTTCCCAAACACCGTCCGGATCGCAGCCGACTCCACCGAATCGTTCGCCTGCGTCGCCGTCCCATGGGCATTGATGTACCCAAACTGCTCCAGCGCTAGCCCAGAATCCTTGATCGCCTTCCGCATCGCACTCGTCGCGCCGTCGCCAGAGGGATTCGTCAGGTGCGCCGCATCCGACGTCATCCCAAAGCCCACAATCTCCGCCAGCGGCTTCGCCCCCCTGGCCAACGCATCGTCCAGCGGCTCCAGCACCAGCATCGCGCCGCCCTCGCCCAGGATCAACCCAGTCCGGTCAGCAGAGAACGGTCGGCAGGTGTCCTTGCTGATCACCCGCATCGCCTCCCACGCCTTCAAACTCCCCAGGAATAGCGGAGCCTCGCTCCCGCCCGTAATCGCCATCGGCGCAGCGCCGGACCGAACCATCCAGAAAGCCTGCCCAATCGCATGAGCCGAAGACGAGCAGGCCGTCGATATCGTATAAGCCGCCCCCCGAGTCCCATACTTCATTGAAATATGGCTCGCCCCCGCATTGCTCATGCTTAGCGGAATCGTCAGCGGATGCACCCGGTTCTTGTTGTTATGAAACAGCTCCCAGTACCCCACCTCTTCAGCCCCACGCCCACCCAGGCAGGAGCCGGTCACCACCGCAGTATCCTCGCGCAGCGCTTCGGTCCACTCCACGCCCGCCTGCTTCACCGCCTCGTCAGCGGCCACCAGCGCAAACTGCGCGAACCGGTCCAGCAGCGCAAGCTCCTTCGCCTCAAAGTTTGCCTCAGGCTTATATCCGTTCGCTGCGGCCACGTTCTTGAAGCGAAACTGCTCCATATCCATGCCCAGCTTCGGCCCGATCGCGGCCACCCCGCTCGTCAGCCCATCCCAGAACTCAGCCCGGTCGTTGCCCAGCGAGCTGATCACCCCAACGCCCGTGATGCAGACACGCCGCATCAGCTCGTGGGCGAAGCCTTAGCCTTCGCGTCCGTCGCATCTTTCTCGGCCTTCTCGGCTTTCTGGTCTACCAGCAATTGGATTCCATCGATCATCTCCCGCAGGCTCGTCACCGTCTTCGCCTGCTCGTCGTCGATCTGGATATCGAACTCACCCTCCAGATCAAACAGCAGGTTCAGCCGATCCAGCGAGTCGATCTCAAGCTCTTCAAACGTGCTGTCCGGCGTGATCGATCCCGCCGGCTTCTGCCGCGCCGTCTCCACAACCTTCAGTACTCTATCCTGCACACTGTCAGACATAATGCCCTCTTCGATCCCGGCAATAAAAACACCAATCTCTGTATCCTACGTCTTCGCTTCCAAACCATCACCCTTATCCCGCTCCCACCGCACCAAAAACGGAATCATAGTCACTGCCAGCACAAAATTCCACCCCATTCCCGCCACCCACACCAACACCGGCGACACCATCCAGAACACCGTCGCCCCCCGCACCCACAAACTCCGTACCCGCTCCAGACTCATCCCATTGAGCGCCAGCCCCAAAGGCAGCAGCAGCAGACTCACATCGTGCAGATGCAGGTGATAGCTCACCAGTAGCCCCGCCACCACCGCCCGCCCCAGTGAAGCTCCCTGCCTCGCCGTCCAGACCAGCACCCCCACCGAGAGCACCCCAACCACCACCGTCCCCCATCGCGCATCCCCCGCCATCGCAAACACCAGCCCATGCAGATTCGGCATCCTCCCGGAGTTCCGCATCGAGTCATCCAGCGCCGCACCCACCGACCCCGTCCCCGCCGCCGTCACCACTAATCGCGCATAGCTCACCATCCCCGCCCACCCTGTCACCCACAGGCAAGCCAGCCCCACCCCCGCAGCCCCCGCCGCAAATCCCCCCACAAACCGCCATCTGCGCCACCAGCAGAACAGCAGCGCCACCGGCAGCACCACATGAAACTTCACCAGCCCCAGCGCGAGCACCGCCCCCGCCAGAAACATCCTCCCCCGCTCCATCGCCGCAAAGCACCCGCATACGATCACCAGCAGCGCCACCGAAACCTGCCCTTGCAACAGCGCCACCGCCACCGGATAAAAGCACCCGAACACCATCCACGGCAGCCCCCTCCAGACCGCCGTCAGTCCTTGAAGCCAGGGCAGCATCAGCCAAACCGCCACCCCCAGCAGCACCACATTCACCCCAAGGAAGACCCAGTAAGCCGTCCGATACCCCAACCCCGTCACCGCCGCAAACGGCAAAGCCGCATAGCCCGGATACACAAACGGCAGCGCCGCCGTCCGTTCGCCCACGCGCTCGTTCTGCACCTGATGCTGCAGCTCATACTCGTACAGCCGAGCCCCCGCCCCCATCCGCACAATCGCCCCGGCCCCATAAAACGCCCGAAAGTCCGCGAACCCGGCCAGCCCCGTCTTCACCCCTGCCGCCAGATACCCAAGCTGGCACACCAACAGAAACATCATGCAGGCGATCACCCGAAACCGCACTCGCCCGCCGTCCATCATCCCGCCAGCCCCGCCCGAACCCGAGCCATCGTGTCCAGATAAAACGCCAGATTATGCACGCTCAGCAAAGTCCCCGCCAGCGCCTCACCGCTCGCAAACAGATGCCGCAGATACCCACGCGAGTACCGCGAACACACCATGCACCCGCACGTCGGATCGATCGGCCCCTTGTCCTCCGCGAACTCCAGCTTCTTAATGTTGAGCCGTACCGGAACCCCATCCACCCGCACAAACACCAGCCCATGCCGCCCCGCCCGCGTCGGCAGCACGCAGTCCATCATGTCGACGCCCATCCGCGCATACTCCTCAATCTCATCCGGGTACCCCACCCCCATCACGTACCTCGGCTTGTCCTTCGGCAGCCACTCCAGCGTCCGCGCAATCATCTCCCGCGTCACCTCCCTCGGCTCCCCCACCGCCAGCCCGCCGATCGCATACCCCGGCAGATCCATCTCCACCAGCCGCTCCGCTGACTCACGCCGCAGATCCGCATACATCCCACCCTGCACGATCCCGAACAAGCTCTGCGTCTTCCCCCCAAGCTCCTCGTGCCAAGGCACCTCAGCTTTATGCGCCTTAAAATAGTCTTTCGACCGAGCAGCCCACGCATGAGTCAGCCCCATCGACTCCCGCGTCCGCTCGTACGTCGCCGGATGCTCCACACACTCGTCGAACACCATCATCACGTCCGCACCCAGCGCAATCTGCACCGCCATCGAGTGCTCCGGCGAAAAAAAGTGCTTACTCCCATCCAGATGCGACCGGAACTCCACCCCATCCGGCGTAATCTTCCGCAGCTTGCTGAGCGAGAACACCTGGAACCCACCCGAGTCCGTCAGCATCGGCCTGGTCCAGCTCATGAACTTGTGTACCCCACCCATCCGCCGAATCAACTCATGCCCCGGCCGCAGATACAGGTGATAGGTATTCGCCAGAATAATCTGCGCCCCCACCCCATCCTTGCCGAGCACCTCCAACGTGTCCTGCGGCACCGCCTTCACCGTAGCCGCCGTCCCCACCGGCATAAACACCGGCGTCTCCACCACACCATGCGGCAACGCAAGCCGCCCCCGCCGCCCGCCACCCTCGGCAGTCCTCGAAACCTCAAATTCCAAACTCATCCCACCATCATAAAGACCCCGCACATAAGCTGAAGTAGCATGGCGGTATGATCGCGCGGCATACCCTCGTTCTCTTGATGCTCTCAGCCTCCATCCCCACCTACGCACAATTTCAGCAGCAGCAAAGCGATACCATCTCTGCCGACAAAGCCTTGGATGAGGCCCTCAAGCACTCTTCTCTCACGGAGGGAAAAGCCCCTTTCCATGCCGTCCTCGAAATCTCCGGCCCCTCGCCGGCATACTCTGGCGGGATTGACTTGCTCTGGGCGGCCAAAGATCAATACCGCATCAAGATCGATTCCCCCGCCTTTCATCAACTTCGCATTCTCAACGGCACACAAGTCTCTGAGAAAGATGAGGGTAATTATTACCCCCGCTGGCTGGAGAACTTTGTGGATGCTCTTCTCGATCCCATCCCCATGGCTGCGAACTTCAAAGGGAGAAACGGGGCCGTCAGCGTCGGCAGCTTCGTCACAAACTCTTGTATCCGCCGAGACGACCGACCGGGCGGCATTACGGATCAACTCACTTGGGGAATGATCTGTTTCTCCGGCAGTGAACCACGCCTTGCATCCACGCTCACCACAAACTCCAGCCTTGACTTCTCAGACTTCAAATCGTTCGGCAAGCAGCAAATCGCCCACACTTACACGACGGATGTGCTCGACTACAAACCAGTAACTGGCCGACTGACGGTACTGGAGAAGTTGAAAGGTGTTGACGCATCTCAATTCGCCATCCCCTCTCCAACACCAGCCTCAGAGCGCATCAAGACCACCTTCGTCTCAACCCTAAAGGAAGAAAGCCTGGTCGACGATCCGCCGACGCTAAACTGGCCCTCCGTTCACGAAGGCAAGACCGAAGGCTACATGATCGTTTACGCTCGCACCGATCGAACCGGACAGGTCCGCGAAACATCCAAACACAACTCAGACAATCCAGGCCTTGAGCAGTTTGGAATGGAGCAGGCTCTTCGTTATAAGTTCCATCCACTGATCATCGATGGAGTACCCCAGCAGATGGAGATGCCGCTTGTTCTTCATTTCGTCTCGCGGGTCGAGAATCCGCTTCCTAATCTGAACGACGCCCAAACCCGCGCTCAGATTACAGGTTGCGAAATTCCTCATGCCGAAACAGGCCAGCCCTCGTATCTGGAATCCGTCTCAGTCAACGAGCAGGGCAAACTGACCGGCGAGGGATTTCCCGATGCAAACAAGCCAGGCTTTGTGTCTCCAACACAGTTTCTCGATCTGGAATCTTGCCATTTCGCTCCACACCTCGTAAACGGTCAGCCGACCTACTATCACGGCCTTCTTACACTGCCCCGATAACCCCTACTCCTCCACCAGCGCGACCCCCTCCGCCACGCTCAACCCATCCTTCACCTTCTGATACCCCCACCGCTTCGCATCGATCTTCCGTGCCAGGCTCTTCAACATAAACGCACGCCCCGCAATATCCGTATGCACCGACTCCGTCTTCCAGTCGGGTCCCTCCACATGCTCGCGCAGCGTCACAAAGTTGCTCCCCGCCTTCACCACCGCCAGCGGCCCAAACCCTAGGCCCACATCGCTCGCCAGCCGCCCATCCAGCTCCCTCAGCCGCGTCATCCGCCGGTCGATCACCACCAGTCCCGTCATCCCATGCAGCACCCGCTCCTCCATGCTGGCCGGCTTGTAGTCCGGATTGGGCCTGAACTGAATCCGGATAAACTCCGCATCCACCGCCGGCGGATCGAACAGGTAAGCCTTCTGCAGCAGCCCCAGCATCTGCTTCGCATGCGCCTCGTCATTGGCCTGCGCCGCCTCCCGCTTCGCAAACGCATCCGGGTTGGCGACATCCTGCGCCAGCCGCCCACGCTCCTGCGCCTCCCGCTCCTGATTCAGCGGCTGCCCGTCTTCCTTGAGCAGAAACCGCACCCGTCCTACCGAAGTCTCCACCACCTTCTCCGTCCAGAGCCGCCCACCCGTCCGGTCGGACCGCTCCTCCGCCACATACGTGTAATGCCCCCGATGCTCCCCCGCCGTCTGCTCATTCTGCGCCAGCGTCGCCAGCAACTCCTTCGCAT is a window of Granulicella tundricola MP5ACTX9 DNA encoding:
- a CDS encoding glycosyltransferase family 87 protein, with the translated sequence MMFLLVCQLGYLAAGVKTGLAGFADFRAFYGAGAIVRMGAGARLYEYELQHQVQNERVGERTAALPFVYPGYAALPFAAVTGLGYRTAYWVFLGVNVVLLGVAVWLMLPWLQGLTAVWRGLPWMVFGCFYPVAVALLQGQVSVALLVIVCGCFAAMERGRMFLAGAVLALGLVKFHVVLPVALLFCWWRRWRFVGGFAAGAAGVGLACLWVTGWAGMVSYARLVVTAAGTGSVGAALDDSMRNSGRMPNLHGLVFAMAGDARWGTVVVGVLSVGVLVWTARQGASLGRAVVAGLLVSYHLHLHDVSLLLLPLGLALNGMSLERVRSLWVRGATVFWMVSPVLVWVAGMGWNFVLAVTMIPFLVRWERDKGDGLEAKT
- a CDS encoding phosphopantetheine-binding protein — protein: MSDSVQDRVLKVVETARQKPAGSITPDSTFEELEIDSLDRLNLLFDLEGEFDIQIDDEQAKTVTSLREMIDGIQLLVDQKAEKAEKDATDAKAKASPTS
- a CDS encoding peptidase translates to MPVDGGLKPPSNPNGNGNGNGNGNGNGDGDGDGKNKQLRIPIQRF
- a CDS encoding beta-ketoacyl-[acyl-carrier-protein] synthase family protein — translated: MRRVCITGVGVISSLGNDRAEFWDGLTSGVAAIGPKLGMDMEQFRFKNVAAANGYKPEANFEAKELALLDRFAQFALVAADEAVKQAGVEWTEALREDTAVVTGSCLGGRGAEEVGYWELFHNNKNRVHPLTIPLSMSNAGASHISMKYGTRGAAYTISTACSSSAHAIGQAFWMVRSGAAPMAITGGSEAPLFLGSLKAWEAMRVISKDTCRPFSADRTGLILGEGGAMLVLEPLDDALARGAKPLAEIVGFGMTSDAAHLTNPSGDGATSAMRKAIKDSGLALEQFGYINAHGTATQANDSVESAAIRTVFGKQAVAVSSTKSMHGHTLGAAGALEAVASVMALQCGVLPPTANYTTPDPECELDVIPNEARAVRVEACLSNSFAFGGLNAVLAFKAI
- a CDS encoding NAD-dependent epimerase/dehydratase family protein, with the protein product MIFVTGASGFLGGRVVQTLCERGEEVTILARKSSDLSHLAGLNYNTVQADLSDPTLLAEALKPATQIIHCAACSTDWAPQATYTAANVTGTQNLVAAALQAPRLERLLHISTTDVYGYPIIPCDESHPIVDAGLPYNQTKGRGEQLVRDAQSKLPITILRPATIFGPRGKDFTLEIATLLRQRLMATIDKGAAPGGFTYVDNVVEAILTASSSPQTLGRTYNISDGTNATWRHYITHFAAQLKLPMPWIDLPFAAATQAARLFEIPHRLLHLGGRPLLTRHAVLLLGRNQEFPIARAIEDFAFNPAISFEEGIARSAAWVQSLPGSKK
- the tgt gene encoding tRNA guanosine(34) transglycosylase Tgt — protein: MSLEFEVSRTAEGGGRRGRLALPHGVVETPVFMPVGTAATVKAVPQDTLEVLGKDGVGAQIILANTYHLYLRPGHELIRRMGGVHKFMSWTRPMLTDSGGFQVFSLSKLRKITPDGVEFRSHLDGSKHFFSPEHSMAVQIALGADVMMVFDECVEHPATYERTRESMGLTHAWAARSKDYFKAHKAEVPWHEELGGKTQSLFGIVQGGMYADLRRESAERLVEMDLPGYAIGGLAVGEPREVTREMIARTLEWLPKDKPRYVMGVGYPDEIEEYARMGVDMMDCVLPTRAGRHGLVFVRVDGVPVRLNIKKLEFAEDKGPIDPTCGCMVCSRYSRGYLRHLFASGEALAGTLLSVHNLAFYLDTMARVRAGLAG